The window CGGGCGCGCATCCCAATCGTCACGACGTCCCTGGCAATCAGTTCTTCGATCGTTTTGGAATGCACCACGGGGGCAAAGCGCGGCATTATGCCTTTGATGTTGGCGACACGCTGGAAATTGACGACGCGATAGCGGTGTTTACCCAGGGGTTGGCAAGCCGCTGCCTGGGCGCGCGCACTCTTTACGAGCGGGCGGGTTCCCGCGGCCAGCGTTCTGTGGTGGTGGGGCACATGTATGCTAACGGTGCGGACCGCTGGCTTCCCCCGAAGGTGGATATGCTTGCCCGTTTGACCAGGGTGCCTGGCCCTTTGCGCGTTACCCCGGCGGCATTTGATCGCCATGTGCTCGATATGGCCCTGGAAGACCTGTGCGCGCATGGCTTACCCGATATTCTGACCGTGTATTTCATGGGGCTGGATGCTTACAGCCATGCCCACGGTCCGGAAGGCCAGCGAGCCTATTTGCGGGAAACCCTCGACGCCCTGGTGGGGGAACTGCGCGCCGCGGTGGACGAACTGGCCCCGCGCGGCCATCCGCCGTTCTGGATGCTGGCTGCCGACCACGGACAACGGGCTGTGCCCGACGATGACGCCCACGCCGTTTCTTTGCGGTCGGTGGTACCGCTTTTCGCTGCTGAAGGGCGCGACTTGCTCGATTACCCGGGCGAGGGGCGGCATAGCGATGCGGTCATGGCTTTCAACGGCAGCATGGCTTTCGTGTACCTTCGCCGCCAGGGGGAAGCCTGGGCGCAGCCGCCCGATTTTCAGCGCGAGGTGTTGCCCCTGGCCCGCCGTTTTTGGGAAGCCCACCGCAGCGGTGCAGGGGCGCCGGCTTTGGAAGGAGCGGTGGCGGCGGTGTTGGTGCGCGACGTGGCCCACGCCGGTTGGCGCAGCGGCTACGTGGCCCTGACGCCCGACGGCGGGCTCGAAACGCTGGAAGCCTGGTTCCGGCGGCTGCCCGCGCACGACCACGTGGAAGCCCTGCCGCGCCTCGCGGGGATGACTTCGCCGCTCTCGGGTGACATGGTGGTGCTGCTTTCACCGGGGAGCGGGCGTTATTTTGGGCATCCGGTGAAGGGGCTGCACGGCGGCCTCTCGCCGGAAGTTTCTGAAGCCGCGCTGATGCTGGCCTGGCCGGGGGTGACGCCCGCGGCATGGCAGCAAGCGCGGCAGCAGTTCGAGCACGCCGTCAATGTGCGCTGCGAAACCGAAGGCGGACGTCGCCCCCAAACGGCCGATGTGCTCGTGGGGCTGGAAGCCGTGATGTTGGGCTAAATGGAGGCGAGGGATGGGGCGCTAATCTTCGCTGGCCTGGGCTATGGTTTGCAGGGCGTCGTCTAAGGTTCCCCCTTCTTTTCGCACGCCGGGCGCGGGTGTGCCGCAGTAAGGGCAGATGTTCCACGAGAGTTCCATCAGTTTGCCGCAGTGATGGCACACTTTCTTGAGTTTGGTGTGGCAGTGAGGGCACACCATCCAGTTTTCCTTGACACGGCGGCCGCAGCCGGGGCAGCGAGCGGCTTCTTCCACCGCCTGCAGCAGGGCTTCTTCTTCCAGCGTCCGCTGGTATTCTTCATCCAAAGTGCGGCTGGGGCGTAGGATGAGGTACACCAGCAGGCCGGGAAGGGAAAGTACCGCCACGACCAACGCCGCTAAGATGGGCGCCAGGGGATCGCGGCCGCGGGCGCGCATGTCGCGATAAGTCCAGAACACCAGGCTGACCCACAGGGCGGCCAGGAAAGCCCCGCCCCACACGGTGGCAATGACCAGAAGGTTGCGCGTAAGCGTTGGATTGAAGCCCATCGGCTGCTCCTTTGCGGCGATGGGGAGATTATAGCATAACCTCCGCGGGCGCATGAACGCCTCTCGGGCTGCGCAAGCGACGGAGGAGGGGGCCTGGCTTCCTTGGTTTTGAGCCGTTTTGTGGTAAAGTAAAAGCAGGAGCACGCGATGTATACCATCCGCGAATGGGCAAAAGATGAGCGGCCGCGTGAGCGGCTGGAGCAGTTGGGGGCGCAGAGCCTGAGCACGGCCGAACTGCTGGCCATTCTTTTGCGAGTGGGGCGGGAAGGCGAAACCGCCGTGGACTTGGCACGTCGCTTGCTGCAACAATTTGGCGGCCTGGCAGGCGTGCAACGGGCGTCTTTTGACGATCTGCGGGCGGTGCGCGGCGTGGGGCCGGCCAAGGCGGCGCAGATCAAAGCGGCGCTGGAACTGGGAAGGCGGTTGCAATGGACGCGCCTCGGCGATCGCCCCCGCATTACAGCACCTGAAGATGCTGCCGCGTTGCTCCTCTATGAGATGAGCGGCCTGGAGCAGGAACATTTGCGGGCGCTGCTGTTGGATACGCGCCATCAGGTGCTCAAAATGCACGATGTCGTGCGCGGCTCGGTCAACAGCGCCCAGGTGCGGATCGCCGAGATCTTTCGCGAGGCCGTGCGGGTCAATGCGGTCGCGCTGATTTTGGCGCACAACCATCCCAGTGGTGACCCCACCCCCAGCGCCGACGATATTGCCCTCACCCGCCAGGCCCAGGAAGCCGGACGCCTGTTGGATATTGCTGTATTAGACCATTTGATCATTGCCGATAACCGCTTTGTTTCTCTCAAGGCGCGCGGGCTGTTCTAACCCGCAGGAGGCACCGATGCAAGAACGCCAGATTATGCTTGTGCCACGGGAGCACTTTTGGGATTGGGTGAAGGCTGCCCGCAATTACGTGCTCACTTTCGGAACGACCATTACGCCTGACCCCAACAACGCGGGACGCTACATGGCCCCAAACCAAACTATCACCATTGTGCTGCCGCCTAATGGCTACCCGGCCCAGGGCGATATCCGCGCCTGGTTTGTGCAGCATTACCCCGGTGTGCGGCTGGATGTCATTGAAGTCAACACGCCGGAAGAATTGGAAAATGTGCTTGCCCAACGCATTGCTGCCCTTGACCGCTACGGCGATACTACCCGCCCCTTCCGGTTGCTCTGGCCGACGGATTACGCGGTCATTACCCAGCCTTTTGGAGCGCACCCCGAAATTTACAGCCAGTGGGGGCTTCCCGGCCATGAAGGGGTGGATTTTCGCGCGCCCACCGGCTCGAACGTGTACGCCGCGGCCGATGGCGTGGTGTATCGCACGGAACCCCAGCCCGTGGGCGCTTATGGACGGCAGGTGCGCGTGCGCCACCGCGCGGGTTACAAAACCGTGTATGCGCATCTTGATGAGGTGCTGGTAGCCAATGGCGATTTTGTCAAGGCGGGGCAGATTATTGGAAAGGCCGACAATACCGGCAATTCCTATGGCTCTCACCTGCACCTGACTCTCAAAAAAGAAGGTGCGACCGAGCGCGGCGAGACGAACTACCCGTATGACATCATTGACCCCACGCCGTTTCTGGTATGGCCGGGCACCGAAGAGGCTATTCGGCGGGCGCAATACGGCTGGGAACCCGGGCATGGTCTGGTGGGGGCCGCATGCCGCCCCGACGGCCAGTTTGGAGAGGCTGATTTCGCGGTGGTCAAGAACGCCCGCCTGGAAGCCGTGCGCATTACCCAGGCGACCCCCGACGAGGCTTTAGCGCGTTTGCGACGAATCAACCCTAACATTTTCCTCCTTGCCCGCATCACGGCCGATATGCGCACCCACAAACTCACAGGAGCCGAGTTTGCCGAGGCTTTGCGCCCCCAGGTTGCGCGCTTTTATGCGCAGGGAATTCGATATTTTGAAATCCACACGCAGCCTAACCTCCACGCCAATGGCTGGATGGTTTCCTGGACGGATGGGGCTTCTTTTGGGGCGTGGTTCCTGCAAGTGTTGAGCGCGTGGCGGCAGCAGTTCCCGGAAGCCAGGTTTGGCTTCCCGGCGCTTTCCCCCGGTGATGACGTGCCCAATCAGCGCTTTGCCGCGGCGCGTTTCCTCGACCAGGCTGACCAGGCTGCCCTATCGGCCGACTGGCTGGGCGCGGCCTGTTACTGGTCGTTGTTCGCTGAAATGAATCGGCCTGAGGGCGGGCGATGCTACGAAACGCTGCGCTTGCGCTATCCCCACAAGTTGATTTTCGTGACCGATTTCGCCAATGTCAACCGCGCTACCGACGATGATATCCGTGGTGACCAGTATGTTTCGTATTACCGCTACCTCTACGAGCGCCCGGGCATTGGAGCGGCTTTTGCTGACTATTTGACCCCTGGTGATGCCGCCTCTTACCTCGGTTGGAGCGATGCTGCCGGCCGCATGAGTGTCGTCGTGACCAAAGTCGCCAACCGCGGGTGGTGACTTTTCCAAGACGTGTCCTCATTGGGTTGATAGGCCGCGTCAAGCCATACAAGAGACGCTTATGGATCTTTCGCCTCATTTCAAGGAAAGCCGGTTCGTTGTTGCTCTTCAGGAAGCTTTAATTGCACTGGCGCCTTTTGCTATTTTGATGTCTTTCCTGACTTTGCTTGCCCAGATTCCTCTTTACGTTCACTGGGCGTTCCCCCCAAACCTCTTTCAAACCCTCAATTTTCTTTCCAGGGGGATGCAGCAGCTGATGTCTATCGCGACGGTTGTCTCCGTTTCGTATCATTTTGCGGTGCGATACGATGCGGAACGCATGTTGGCGATGTTGTTGGGGTTGGCCGTTTTTCTGAGCACGCTTGTGCTTTCCGCGAGCCGCACTTCGCCCCTCCTGGTGTTGCCTTTTAGTCTTGATATTTGGCAAATTGTGATCCCCATTGCCTCGGTTTTCCTCATGAAGGCCCTGGCGCCTTATTTGGCAATTCCTCTGGATGAAGAAAAGTGTAGCACGTACGCGTGCCGGGTACTCCGGCATCTTTACACTTTCGCGCTGAGTTATAGCCTCTTGTTGGGCGTGTGGCTTGGGCTGAACAGGCCGATTGCCGTTTTCACGGAATATTCTCATCGCTTGCTCGCGTTTCTTCCCGCACATTTCTTGGTAGAGGTTCGCACGCTTCTGGCTCAATCCTTTTGGTTCATGGGGATTCAGGGAAGTCGGGTTGCCAATGCGCTCATGGGACCGTCGCTCTTGCAGCAAGAGATTTTCCCCAATCTGTCGCTGGTGGAGTTTTATCGCCTGTTTGCTTCAGCGGGCGGCACGGGGATGGGTATTGCGCTCATTATTGCCCTTTACCTCAATCATAAAGACCGCCACGGCTTGCGC is drawn from Chloroflexota bacterium and contains these coding sequences:
- a CDS encoding zinc ribbon domain-containing protein; amino-acid sequence: MRPRRLCYNLPIAAKEQPMGFNPTLTRNLLVIATVWGGAFLAALWVSLVFWTYRDMRARGRDPLAPILAALVVAVLSLPGLLVYLILRPSRTLDEEYQRTLEEEALLQAVEEAARCPGCGRRVKENWMVCPHCHTKLKKVCHHCGKLMELSWNICPYCGTPAPGVRKEGGTLDDALQTIAQASED
- a CDS encoding JAB domain-containing protein, with the protein product MYTIREWAKDERPRERLEQLGAQSLSTAELLAILLRVGREGETAVDLARRLLQQFGGLAGVQRASFDDLRAVRGVGPAKAAQIKAALELGRRLQWTRLGDRPRITAPEDAAALLLYEMSGLEQEHLRALLLDTRHQVLKMHDVVRGSVNSAQVRIAEIFREAVRVNAVALILAHNHPSGDPTPSADDIALTRQAQEAGRLLDIAVLDHLIIADNRFVSLKARGLF
- a CDS encoding M23 family metallopeptidase, with product MQERQIMLVPREHFWDWVKAARNYVLTFGTTITPDPNNAGRYMAPNQTITIVLPPNGYPAQGDIRAWFVQHYPGVRLDVIEVNTPEELENVLAQRIAALDRYGDTTRPFRLLWPTDYAVITQPFGAHPEIYSQWGLPGHEGVDFRAPTGSNVYAAADGVVYRTEPQPVGAYGRQVRVRHRAGYKTVYAHLDEVLVANGDFVKAGQIIGKADNTGNSYGSHLHLTLKKEGATERGETNYPYDIIDPTPFLVWPGTEEAIRRAQYGWEPGHGLVGAACRPDGQFGEADFAVVKNARLEAVRITQATPDEALARLRRINPNIFLLARITADMRTHKLTGAEFAEALRPQVARFYAQGIRYFEIHTQPNLHANGWMVSWTDGASFGAWFLQVLSAWRQQFPEARFGFPALSPGDDVPNQRFAAARFLDQADQAALSADWLGAACYWSLFAEMNRPEGGRCYETLRLRYPHKLIFVTDFANVNRATDDDIRGDQYVSYYRYLYERPGIGAAFADYLTPGDAASYLGWSDAAGRMSVVVTKVANRGW